In Zingiber officinale cultivar Zhangliang chromosome 8B, Zo_v1.1, whole genome shotgun sequence, a single genomic region encodes these proteins:
- the LOC122016200 gene encoding cytochrome P450 71A1-like produces the protein MVFFSLFFLLPLSSLLLFLLLQFSKQLISERTNLPPSPPRLPLIGNLHQIGPLLHQSLAALSRRHGPLMLLHLGHVPTLVVSSPDAACDVLRHQDLVCAGRPAITPIKIIADGDIAFAPYGDYWRKLRKICTVHLLSSKRVQSYRRAREEEVAAMVAAIAARASTTINLSEIIYSFANNMLCRVVSGKIKRTEGRNRVFAELFKENSGLMMAVYLGDYFRWLGWVDGLLGYVAKARKNRKRWEELMDQVIKEHADRAWSKNIDGHDEDWKEEEDEKEKEKDFVDVLMSLQDKNEFVLEPANLKSLLLDIFGGGTDTSYITLEWAMVELVRNPLTMQKLQHEVRGIASRKSLVKEEDLHQMTYLLAVIKEVLRLHPPAPLLLPRETLNDCMIQGYSIPKKTRILVNVWAIGRDPKHWDAPEEFRPERFLDGTVDFNGTDFRYMPFGSGRRVCPGLQFAIASLEIALANLVYQFDWELPDGMEKEEFHTREAPGIVVQREGRLHLVAKPWSECLEE, from the exons ATGgttttcttctctctctttttccttcttcccctctcttctctccttctcttcctcctgctGCAATTCAGTAAACAACTGATCTCCGAACGTACCAACCTTCCCCCCTCACCTCCAAGACTTCCTCTCATCGGAAACCTCCACCAGATCGGCCCCCTCCTCCACCAGTCCCTCGCCGCCCTCTCCCGCCGCCACGGCCCCCTCATGCTCCTACACCTCGGCCACGTCCCCACCCTCGTCGTCTCCTCCCCCGACGCCGCCTGCGACGTCCTCCGCCACCAGGACCTCGTATGCGCCGGACGCCCTGCCATCACGCCGATCAAGATCATCGCCGACGGCGACATAGCCTTCGCCCCCTACGGCGATTACTGGCGGAAGCTCCGCAAGATCTGTACCGTCCACTTGCTGAGCTCCAAGCGAGTGCAATCCTACCGCCGAGCGAGGGAGGAGGAGGTGGCAGCCATGGTAGCGGCCATCGCGGCGCGGGCCTCGACCACCATAAATCTATCTGAAATCATATATTCCTTCGCGAACAACATGCTCTGCCGAGTGGTATCGGGAAAAATCAAGAGGACGGAGGGGAGGAACAGAGTTTTCGCAGAGTTGTTCAAGGAGAACTCAGGGCTGATGATGGCGGTGTACCTCGGGGACTACTTCCGGTGGCTGGGCTGGGTGGATGGGTTGCTAGGCTACGTGGCGAAGGCGAGGAAGAACAGGAAGCGGTGGGAGGAGCTGATGGATCAGGTCATCAAGGAGCATGCGGATCGTGCGTGGTCAAAAAATATAGACGGTCATGATGAGgattggaaagaagaagaagacgagaaggagaaggagaaggatttCGTGGATGTTTTGATGTCGCTGCAGGATAAGAACGAGTTTGTCCTCGAGCCAGCAAACCTCAAGTCGCTTCTTCTG GATATTTTCGGAGGTGGCACAGACACATCTTACATTACTTTAGAATGGGCCATGGTCGAGCTCGTTCGCAATCCTCTCACCATGCAGAAATTGCAACACGAAGTGAGAGGCATAGCGAGCAGAAAGAGCCTTGTCAAAGAGGAAGACCTCCACCAAATGACCTACTTGCTGGCCGTCATCAAGGAGGTTCTGCGGCTGCACCCCCCAGCTCCATTACTGCTGCCGCGAGAAACGTTGAATGACTGCATGATTCAAGGCTACAGCATACCCAAGAAGACGAGAATCTTAGTGAACGTGTGGGCGATTGGTAGAGATCCAAAGCATTGGGACGCGCCTGAGGAGTTCAGGCCGGAGAGGTTCTTGGACGGCACGGTGGACTTCAACGGAACTGATTTCCGGTACATGCCCTTCGGATCGGGACGAAGAGTTTGCCCGGGACTGCAATTCGCCATTGCTTCTTTGGAGATTGCACTGGCAAACCTGGTGTATCAGTTTGATTGGGAGCTGCCTGATGGGATGGAGAAGGAGGAGTTCCACACGAGGGAAGCTCCTGGAATAGTAGTGCAACGAGAAGGGCGACTTCATCTCGTTGCCAAACCATGGAGTGAGTGCTTAGAAGAGTAG
- the LOC122015220 gene encoding proteinaceous RNase P 1, chloroplastic/mitochondrial-like: protein MPLPLAVSASPRSIFLSRFKIFPSVSPRFHALHRFPSPLLRPRPSLTTFLLKPPSSLTLATRMPFSAAAAATPAAATPNPDIAPAITMSKKKARRDSPEFILRRGLDMCSKNGDLPEALRLYDAARAAATPLSLHLFNVLLYLCSSPSAGPLGLDRGFEIYRQMGLDGVEPNEATFTSLARLAAAKEDPDLAFDLVKQMAAAGIPPKLRSFGPALFGFCKKGEVEKAHEVEAYMTETNVEPEETELAALLHANVQKDRGDDVYRLLHRLRTIVRRVSESTADMIESWFNTEAAEEVGVEKWDIKIVKKGIVEGGGGWHGQGWLGKGRWNVGRTQMDETGVCRRCGEKLVCIDIDPAETEDFANSLAKLASEREARADFTGFKDWLDHHGPFDAVLDAANIGLNNQKIFNFFQLNSVVNGMRQLSPSKKLPLIILHSHRLRSGPAGKPHNQRLLDSWRRAGVLYATPPGSNDDWYWLYAAVRCRSLLVTNDEMRDHLFELLGTSFFPRWKEKHQVRLTFSPNGLAFHMPPPYSVVIQESEGGRWHIPTVSGDEVETSRQWICSTRNAMAASSPPPQKETNNLSKLNY from the exons ATGCCTTTGCCTCTGGCCGTCTCTGCCTCTCCTCGCTCGATCTTCCTCTCTAGATTTAAAATCTTCCCCTCAGTCTCACCCCGCTTCCATGCCCTCCACCGCTTCCCCTCGCCTCTCCTCCGCCCTCGCCCCTCTCTCACAACTTTCCTCCTCAAACCCCCTTCGTCCCTAACCCTCGCTACCCGTATGCCtttctccgccgccgccgccgccaccccCGCCGCAGCTACGCCCAACCCTGACATCGCCCCCGCCATCACCATGTCCAAGAAGAAAGCCCGCCGCGACTCCCCCGAGTTCATCCTCCGCCGCGGCCTCGACATGTGCTCCAAGAACGGGGACCTCCCCGAGGCACTCCGCCTCTACGACGCCGCACGCGCCGCCGCCACTCCACTCTCCCTCCACCTCTTCAACGTCCTCCTCTATCTCTGCTCCTCCCCCTCTGCCGGTCCCCTCGGCCTCGACCGCGGCTTTGAAATCTACCGCCAGATGGGCCTTGACGGCGTCGAACCCAACGAAGCGACCTTTACTAGTTTGGCCCGCCTCGCCGCTGCCAAAGAGGACCCCGACCTTGCCTTCGACCTCGTCAAGCAGATGGCTGCCGCTGGTATCCCGCCCAAGCTGCGTTCTTTTGGTCCGGCGTTGTTTGGGTTCTGCAAGAAAGGCGAGGTCGAGAAGGCTCACGAGGTGGAGGCTTACATGACCGAGACTAACGTTGAGCCCGAGGAGACAGAGCTCGCTGCGCTCCTTCACGCCAATGTTCAAAAGGATAGGGGAGACGATGTGTATCGTCTGCTCCACCGGTTACGGACTATTGTTAGACGGGTGTCCGAGTCTACTGCAGATATGATCGAGAGTTGGTTTAATACGGAAGCTGCAGAAGAAGTTGGGGTGGAGAAATGGGATATCAAAATAGTGAAGAAAGGGATAGTGGAGGGAGGAGGCGGTTGGCATGGGCAGGGTTGGTTAGGGAAGGGACGTTGGAACGTGGGCAGGACTCAGATGGACGAGACTGGCGTGTGCAGGAGGTGCGGGGAGAAACTTGTGTGCATAGATATAGACCCTGCAGAGACAGAAGATTTTGCAAACTCACTGGCAAAGCTAGCTTCTGAGAGAGAGGCTAGGGCTGACTTCACAGGATTCAAG GATTGGCTTGATCATCATGGACCATTCGATGCTGTTTTAGATGCTGCAAACATTGGTCTTAACAACCaaaaaatattcaatttttttcaG CTGAATTCGGTTGTCAATGGTATGCGTCAATTGAGTCCTTCAAAGAAATTGCCTCTGATTATTCTTCACAGTCACCGCTTGAGATCTGGCCCTGCTGGTAAACCACATAATCAGAGACTGTTGGACAGTTGGCGCAGGGCTGGGGTATTATATGCAACCCCACCTGGATCAAATGATGATTG GTATTGGCTATATGCAGCTGTTAGATGTCGATCCCTGCTTGTCACAAATGATGAAATGAGAGACCACTTATTTGAACTACTTGGAACTAGCTTCTTTCCGAGATGGAAAGAGAAGCATCAg GTTCGCTTGACCTTCTCACCCAATGGTCTCGCTTTTCACATGCCACCTCCATATTCAGTAGTAATACAG GAGTCTGAAGGTGGGCGATGGCACATACCAACAGTTTCAGGTGATGAAGTTGAAACCTCTAGGCAGTGGATCTGCTCAACCAGAAATGCTATGGCAGCCTCTTCACCTCCTCCGCAAAAAGAAACaaataatttatctaaattaaactaTTAA